AAAAACCACCGACGACGGCACCAGGCTGTCGATGCGCGCCGCCCGCGAAGCCCAGAATGGCCTGTCGGCCACCTTGGCCAACGTACGCGCCACCCGGGACGGCCTGACCGAACTGGACGCCTCGGCGCGCCTGCAACGGGAAGGCTACAACGAGGTGGCACATGACAAGCCGCCTCACGCCATCGTGCAGTTCCTGCAGGCACTGAACAATCCCTTCATCTATGTCTTGCTGACCCTGGGCGTAATCAGCTTTATCACCGACTGCTGGCTGCCCATGCAGGACGGCGAAGAGGCCGACCCCACCAAGGTCATCATTATCATGACCATGGTACTGCTGAGCAGCCTGCTGCGTTTCTGGCAGGAACACCGCTCGGCCAAGTCCGCCGAGGCGCTTAAAGCCATGGTGCGCACCACCGCCACCGTGCTGCGCCGCGAGCAGGTTGGCGCCGGGCCGGCCCTGCGCGAAGTGCCGATGCGCGACCTGGTAGCCGGTGACATCGTGCAGCTGTCGGCTGGCGACATGATCCCCGCCGACATCCGCCTGATCGAATCGCGCGATCTGTTTATCAGCCAGGCGGTGCTGACCGGCGAAGCCCTGCCGGTGGAGAAATACGACACCTTGGGCGATGTCACGCAAAAGTCCGCATCGCCCCTGCCTGCCGGCCAGGGCAACCTGCTGGACCTGCCCAACATCTGCTTTATGGGCACCAACGTGGTCAGCGGCCGGGCGACCGCCGTGGTGGTTGCCACCGGGCCGCGCACGTATTTCGGCTCGCTGGCCAAGGCGATTGTCGGCTCACGGGTGCAAACCGCGTTCGATCGCGGCGTGAACAGCGTCAGCTGGCTGCTGATCCGCTTCATGCTGGTGATGGTGCCGATCGTGTTCTTCCTCAATGGCTTCTCCAAAGGAGACTGGGGCGATGCCTTCCTGTTCGCCCTTGCGGTCGCCGTTGGCCTGACCCCGGAAATGCTGCCGATGATCGTCAGCGCCAACCTGGCCAAGGGCGCCACGGCCATGGCCAAGCGCAAAGTGGTGGTCAAGCGCCTCAATGCGATCCAGAACTTCGGCTCCATGGACGTGCTGTGCACCGACAAGACCGGCACTCTGACCCAGGACAAGATTATCCTCGAACACCACGTCAACGCCTGCGGTCAGCGTGATGATGCGGTGCTGTCCCTGGCCTGGCTCAACAGCTTTCACCAGAGCGGCATGAAAAACCTGATGGACCAGGCCGTGGTGCAGTTCGCCGAACGCAACCCCAAGTTCCAGGTGCCGTTTGCCTACAGCAAGGTCGATGAGTTGCCGTTCGATTTCGTGCGTCGGCGCCTGTCGATCATGGTCAAGGACGCTGCCGGCGATCATTTGCTGGTGTGCAAGGGCGCCGTGGAAGAGATGCTGGGCATTTGCACCCACACCATGGAAGACGGCGCCGCCGTGCCTCTGGATGAGCGCCGCCGCGAGCAGTTGCTGGCGATCGCCAATGACTACAACGAGGACGGTTTCCGCGTACTGGTAGTAGCCACCCGCACCATTCCGAAAGCGCTGGCACGTGAGCAGTACACCACCGCCGACGAACGTAACCTGGTGATCCATGGCTTCCTGACCTTCCTCGATCCACCAAAGGAAAGCGCCGGCCCGGCGATTGCCGCACTGCAGCAAATCGGCGTGGCAGTCAAAGTCTTGACCGGCGACAACGCGGTGGTCACCAGCAAGATCTGCCGCCAGGTGGGCCTCGAGCCAGGCCAACCGTTGCTGGGGGTGGAAATCGAAGCGATGGACGACGCCACCCTGCTGCGCCGGGTGGAGGAGCGCACGGTGTTCGCCAAGCTGACGCCGCTGCAGAAATCGCGGGTGCTCAAGGCGCTGCAAGCCAACGGCCACACGGTCGGTTTCCTCGGCGACGGGATCAACGATGCGCCTGCGCTGCGCGATGCCGACGTGGGTATTTCGGTGGACAGCGGCACGGACATCGCCAAGGAGTCGGCCGACATCATCCTGCTGGAAAAGAGCCTGATGGTGCTGGAAGAAGGCGTGCTCAAGGGCCGCGAAACCTTCGGCAATATCATGAAGTACCTGAACATGACCGCCAGCTCCAACTTTGGCAACGTGTTCTCGGTGCTGGTGGCCAGTGCATTCATTCCGTTCATGCCAATGCTGGCCATTCACCTGTTGCTGCAAAACCTGATGTACGACATCTCCCAACTGGCGCTGCCGTGGGACAAGATGGACAAGGAATACCTGGCCAAACCGCGCAAGTGGGATGCGAAAAACATCGGTCGCTTCATGATCTGGATCGGGCCGACCTCGTCGATCTTCGACATCACCACCTTTGCCCTGATGTGGTACGTGTTCTCGGCCAACAGCGTGGAAATGCAGACCCTGTTCCAGTCCGGCTGGTTTATCGAGGGCCTGCTCTCGCAAACCCTGGTGGTGCATATGTTGCGCACCCGCAAGATCCCGTTCTTCCAGAGCACGGCCGCGTGGCCGGTGTTGATGATGACCTGCATCGTCATTGCCCTGGGCATCTACGTACCGTTCTCGCCGCTGGGCACCCTGGTGGGCCTGCAGCCGCTGCCGCTGGCGTACTTCCCATGGTTGGTGGGCACGCTCCTGGCTTACTGCTGCGTCGCCCAACTGATGAAGACGATCTACATCCGCCGCTTCAAGCAGTGGTACTGATCTCCCCGTTCAAACGGTGGGGGCCGCCCGGCCTTCACCGCGCAACACAAGGATTTACTCATGCGCGTGCTGATCTGTGCAGGTCGTCATTACGCCGACACAAAAAAGTCCCGCCAAGTGCTGGACGCTTACCACCGCCTGCGCCCTGTGCAGGTGCTGATCCATGGCGGCAACCAGTTCCTGGGCAGCGACATCGAGGAATGGGCCCGCGAAATCGGGATCGACGTGGTGCGGTATCCGCCGAACTGGCAACGCCACGGCAAGCAGGCGGAGCGCCAGCGCAACCATTTCATGCTGGCCGACAGCCGCCCCGACGTGATCATCGCCCTGCCGGGCGGTGACGACACCTCGGAACTGGTCTGTCAGGCCAAAGCCACCGGCATTTCGGTGCTGACCGTAGAAAGCTGAATTCAAGCGAGGTGCATCATGCACAAGCAACGCAACCCAAAGCAGGCGAACGGGTTCGCCAACTATCGCGCGCGTCATTCGCGCAACGCGCGCCCTACCCTGCTGCTACTGCCGCCGGCCAAGCGCCGAGCCTTACGCCGTAACCTGATGTTTATCGGGGTGAGCCTGGGCGTTGTCCTGGCGCTCGCGTTCTTCGCCAAAGCTCACGCAGCGGGGGGCGCTTATGTAGTCGACGATGGTGCTATCAACGCTCCTGGAGAATGTAACGTCGACGCCTGGTATACCGCCAATCGGCACGATGGCGGTACACATAACGAGGTGCTTTCACCGGCCTGTACGTTTGACGGCTTGCCATCCGTGCAGTGGGGAACAGCGTTGTCGCGCGCAACTGCCGAAGGAAAAGGCGAGACTCAGGTCAGCCCGCAATTGAAGCTGCAGGTGCTGTCACGGCAAGACCTGGGGCTTGAACTGGCAATTGCCGCCGGGGCGCACTTTGCCCTGGAGAGGCAGCATGCGTTCGATGGCGCTGATTTCAACATGCCGCTGACGTGGCAAGCCCTGGACGCTTTACGTGTGAACCTGAATGCGGGCTGGAGTCATGCCTACAACGACGGCGACCAGAAGCACCTTCTGACGTGGGGCGCGGGGGTTGAGTATCAGCTTGCAGGGGTACTTACGCTGATCGCCGAGCGCTATGGCCAGGAAGGCGGCGATCAGGCATGGCAGGCTGGGCCGCGGTTCCATGTGGGCAAGCTTGTCGACGTGGACCTTGTGGTCGGGCGCAGCCTGATCGGTGAACGTGACCAGTGGCTGACCACAGGTGCGACGCTGAGGTTCTAGGCCTTGGTCTGCTGCTCCAGGTGCAGTTGCAACTGCGGATCGATCTGCAGCTGGGCGGCTAGGTCGTCGAGGTAATTGCGCTCCGCATCCTGCTGATCATCCACCAGCATGACACTGGCCAGATACACCTCGGCCGCCACCGCCGGGTCGCCGGCAAACTCGGCGAAATCCGCAGCATCCAGTGGCTTGGCGACCTCAGCGTCAAGCCACTGCTGCAATTGCGGGTCGTCAGTGTGCTTGCCCAGTTCATTGGAAATCAGCTGCTGCTCTTTCTCATCGATCCGGCCGTCGGCCTTGGCGGCAGCGATCAGTGCACGCAGCACCGCATGGCTGTGGGCTTCGATTTGCGTGCCTGAAAGCTGGTCGGCCGTCTGGAAGGCTGGCTGGGGCTGACTCGCCTGCTGGCTCTGCCAGGCCTGGTACGCCTTGAAAGC
This region of Pseudomonas sp. MUP55 genomic DNA includes:
- a CDS encoding tellurite resistance TerB family protein translates to MNTSDLLEQLLRGAGQGGASSGGGLGGLLGGLLKGTSGGTAAGGGLGGLLGGLGGMLGGGAATRPAQGRAGGMNYAALASLGMMAFKAYQAWQSQQASQPQPAFQTADQLSGTQIEAHSHAVLRALIAAAKADGRIDEKEQQLISNELGKHTDDPQLQQWLDAEVAKPLDAADFAEFAGDPAVAAEVYLASVMLVDDQQDAERNYLDDLAAQLQIDPQLQLHLEQQTKA
- a CDS encoding DUF2493 domain-containing protein, whose translation is MRVLICAGRHYADTKKSRQVLDAYHRLRPVQVLIHGGNQFLGSDIEEWAREIGIDVVRYPPNWQRHGKQAERQRNHFMLADSRPDVIIALPGGDDTSELVCQAKATGISVLTVES
- the mgtA gene encoding magnesium-translocating P-type ATPase gives rise to the protein MSAVKNTPLHNKKTTDDGTRLSMRAAREAQNGLSATLANVRATRDGLTELDASARLQREGYNEVAHDKPPHAIVQFLQALNNPFIYVLLTLGVISFITDCWLPMQDGEEADPTKVIIIMTMVLLSSLLRFWQEHRSAKSAEALKAMVRTTATVLRREQVGAGPALREVPMRDLVAGDIVQLSAGDMIPADIRLIESRDLFISQAVLTGEALPVEKYDTLGDVTQKSASPLPAGQGNLLDLPNICFMGTNVVSGRATAVVVATGPRTYFGSLAKAIVGSRVQTAFDRGVNSVSWLLIRFMLVMVPIVFFLNGFSKGDWGDAFLFALAVAVGLTPEMLPMIVSANLAKGATAMAKRKVVVKRLNAIQNFGSMDVLCTDKTGTLTQDKIILEHHVNACGQRDDAVLSLAWLNSFHQSGMKNLMDQAVVQFAERNPKFQVPFAYSKVDELPFDFVRRRLSIMVKDAAGDHLLVCKGAVEEMLGICTHTMEDGAAVPLDERRREQLLAIANDYNEDGFRVLVVATRTIPKALAREQYTTADERNLVIHGFLTFLDPPKESAGPAIAALQQIGVAVKVLTGDNAVVTSKICRQVGLEPGQPLLGVEIEAMDDATLLRRVEERTVFAKLTPLQKSRVLKALQANGHTVGFLGDGINDAPALRDADVGISVDSGTDIAKESADIILLEKSLMVLEEGVLKGRETFGNIMKYLNMTASSNFGNVFSVLVASAFIPFMPMLAIHLLLQNLMYDISQLALPWDKMDKEYLAKPRKWDAKNIGRFMIWIGPTSSIFDITTFALMWYVFSANSVEMQTLFQSGWFIEGLLSQTLVVHMLRTRKIPFFQSTAAWPVLMMTCIVIALGIYVPFSPLGTLVGLQPLPLAYFPWLVGTLLAYCCVAQLMKTIYIRRFKQWY